CGCCTCTTGTCCAGCTCCAGCTGATACAGATTGGACTTGAGTATCTTCATCGCGAGCTCCCGGTTGCGATGCTGCGAGCGCTCGTTCTGACATTGTGCCACAACGCCCGTTGGGATGTGCGTTATCCGAACGGCAGAATCTGCTGTATTGACGTGCTGACCGCCTTTCCCGCTGGCATGGAAGGTATCAATCCGTAGGTCCTTCTCCTCGATATCGATCTTGATCGAATCGTCAACCTCTGGCGTGACCGAGACCGCCACGAACGAAGTGTGCCGCCGACGATTGGCATCGAAAGGAGATATCCGAACCAGCCGATGAACGCCTGTTTCGCCCTTTAAGTAGCCGTATGCATGAAGCCCTGTTACCAGAATCACCACGCTCTTGATGCCGGCCTCATCCCCAGGCAATCGGTCGAGAATCTCGCATTTGTAGCCACCTCTCTCTCCCCAGTGAAGATACATCCGCATCAGCATCTCGGCCCAATCCTGCGCCTCGGTTCCGCCGGCACCGGGCTGAATCTGAATAATGGCGTTCTTGCCGTCGCTTTCGCCGCTAAGAAGTGCTCTTACCTCCA
This genomic interval from bacterium contains the following:
- the prfB gene encoding peptide chain release factor 2 (programmed frameshift); translated protein: MEAQEIEQQLRELSSRIETVRGYLDVDGAEQKVKELDEKLKSEDVWLDPAAAGELMKQRGTFAKRVEEFSALTARFEDASVMAELGASEGDAAVLAEVAGEVRAMRDLLSDMEVRALLSGESDGKNAIIQIQPGAGGTEAQDWAEMLMRMYLHWGERGGYKCEILDRLPGDEAGIKSVVILVTGLHAYGYLKGETGVHRLVRISPFDANRRRHTSFVAVSVTPEVDDSIKIDIEEKDLRIDTFHASGKGGQHVNTADSAVRITHIPTGVVAQCQNERSQHRNRELAMKILKSNLYQLELDKRRKVEQDEHNAKKEIAWGSQIRSYVLQPYQMAKDHRTNVDVGNVDAVLDGYIDPFIRAFLTRENRS